A single genomic interval of Gemmatimonas aurantiaca harbors:
- a CDS encoding glycosyltransferase family 39 protein: MQTPASAARSLHSPGPSGEASRAGFYDVSSDWRQAIGWVIGALLLRTLLSVLVPLLPDETYYWEWSRRLAAGYFDHPPGIAGLIAIGTALAGPTVAGVRAGPALAALLTHLAAVACAWHLAGRGLAGARAARRAAQLVALLPIATLGLVLATPDALLFAAAMIALLAVERALAAPLRSRASLAWWTAAGIGLGLAFVAKYTAVLLPMGLVIACVVHPVLRRRFAEPGPWVASAVALLLFAPVVFWNAANDWVSFRFQLGHGFTPSARGNPLSRELEMIGGQAGLASPILFVLMAMVVWLALRDGWRARNAAAATDALTDPVIRRFALAVIALAPLVFFAISAWRRSVEANWPAMIYPGAMMLLATSDRPWALGAWWRRGLWFAAVLLAVVTLQAWRPVLPLVPRKDPIARAHGWTTLARAVDSVRAAAFPDTGVRTWVAADRYQDASELAFHLVGQPVAFALNLGGRTNQYDVWPNAWQRIRPDDGLVAVFDADAKGDSLATLVGGWFDHRQQGPTVSLQRNGGEITTRRIWVYRTARVVPREHPAPLAP, encoded by the coding sequence ATGCAGACCCCGGCTTCCGCGGCGCGTTCCCTCCACTCTCCCGGCCCTTCCGGTGAAGCCTCTCGCGCAGGCTTCTACGACGTGTCGTCCGACTGGCGACAGGCGATCGGCTGGGTGATCGGTGCGTTGCTGTTACGGACCCTGTTGTCGGTGCTCGTCCCGCTGCTGCCCGACGAGACGTACTACTGGGAATGGTCGCGTCGGCTCGCGGCTGGATATTTCGACCATCCCCCGGGTATCGCGGGGTTGATTGCGATCGGAACGGCCCTGGCGGGCCCGACCGTGGCTGGCGTGCGCGCGGGGCCGGCGCTGGCGGCCCTGCTCACACATCTGGCGGCGGTGGCTTGCGCCTGGCATCTGGCCGGCCGCGGCCTGGCAGGGGCGCGGGCCGCCCGCCGCGCGGCGCAGCTGGTGGCGCTGCTGCCCATCGCCACGCTGGGGCTGGTGCTGGCCACACCCGACGCGTTGCTCTTCGCGGCGGCCATGATCGCGCTACTGGCCGTGGAACGCGCCCTGGCCGCGCCCCTGCGTTCGCGGGCGTCGCTGGCCTGGTGGACCGCGGCCGGCATCGGCCTGGGCCTCGCGTTCGTGGCCAAGTACACCGCCGTGCTGCTGCCCATGGGGCTCGTCATCGCCTGTGTGGTCCATCCGGTGCTGCGCCGTCGCTTCGCTGAACCGGGGCCGTGGGTGGCCAGCGCGGTGGCCCTGCTGCTGTTTGCACCGGTGGTGTTCTGGAATGCCGCCAATGACTGGGTCTCATTCCGCTTTCAGCTGGGGCACGGGTTCACTCCCAGCGCACGCGGCAATCCGCTGTCGCGCGAACTCGAGATGATTGGCGGACAGGCCGGGCTGGCGTCGCCCATCCTGTTCGTGCTGATGGCCATGGTGGTCTGGCTTGCCCTGCGCGACGGATGGCGTGCCCGTAACGCGGCAGCGGCCACCGATGCGCTCACCGATCCCGTCATCCGCCGCTTTGCGCTGGCGGTGATTGCGCTCGCGCCCCTCGTGTTCTTCGCCATCAGTGCCTGGCGTCGTTCGGTGGAAGCCAACTGGCCGGCGATGATCTATCCCGGTGCGATGATGCTGCTGGCCACCAGCGACCGCCCATGGGCATTGGGGGCCTGGTGGCGGCGTGGGCTCTGGTTCGCGGCCGTGTTGCTGGCCGTGGTCACGCTGCAGGCGTGGCGTCCGGTGCTGCCACTCGTGCCACGCAAGGATCCCATCGCGCGGGCACACGGATGGACCACATTGGCGCGGGCCGTGGACAGCGTGCGCGCTGCGGCGTTTCCGGACACCGGCGTCCGCACCTGGGTCGCGGCCGACCGGTATCAGGATGCGTCGGAACTCGCGTTCCACCTCGTTGGCCAGCCCGTCGCGTTTGCTCTCAACCTCGGCGGCCGCACCAATCAGTACGACGTATGGCCCAATGCGTGGCAGCGCATCCGTCCGGATGACGGGCTCGTGGCTGTGTTCGATGCCGATGCCAAGGGCGATTCTCTCGCGACTCTGGTGGGTGGCTGGTTCGATCATCGGCAGCAGGGACCCACGGTCTCGCTGCAACGCAACGGCGGCGAGATTACCACGCGTCGCATCTGGGTGTATCGTACCGCCCGCGTCGTGCCTCGCGAGCACCCCGCGCCATTGGCACCCTGA
- the crcB gene encoding fluoride efflux transporter CrcB has product MTPSLSLSAVLVVALGGALGSMARYVAGVLLMPASGGFPVGTLVVNVLGAFLIGLFARLAITSESEQLLRLALTTGFCGGFTTFSTLSAETLTLVQEGRTARAVLYIACSLVLGLGATALGLLIVKPRMQP; this is encoded by the coding sequence ATGACCCCATCTCTCAGTCTGTCCGCGGTGCTCGTCGTGGCACTCGGTGGTGCGCTTGGCTCGATGGCCCGCTATGTCGCCGGTGTACTGCTGATGCCGGCGAGTGGGGGATTTCCCGTGGGGACGCTGGTCGTGAACGTGCTGGGTGCCTTCCTCATCGGTCTCTTCGCGCGACTGGCCATCACGTCCGAATCGGAACAGTTGCTGCGGCTGGCGCTCACGACGGGCTTCTGCGGAGGCTTCACCACGTTCTCCACGCTCAGCGCCGAAACGCTCACCCTGGTGCAGGAGGGGCGTACCGCGCGCGCCGTGCTCTACATCGCCTGTAGTCTCGTGCTGGGACTCGGTGCCACTGCGCTCGGCCTCCTCATCGTGAAGCCGCGCATGCAGCCGTGA
- a CDS encoding dipeptidase — MTMPTIPADLAAWCTANDQHALDELFALLRIPSVSARSEHKNDCAAAARFVADGLTRIGFTATIEPTPGHPIVVGEWRGAGSNAPTLLIYGHYDVQPAEPLELWTSPAFEPTIRDGRIYARGSVDDKGQLHLHLRALEAHLAVRGTLPVNVIVLAEGEEEVGSANLEAFLEREKTRLACDAVVISDSTMFAPGIPSILSSLRGMAYLEINVQGAQGDLHSGMYGGAVVNPAMALARILTTMHDADGRIAIPGFYDDVRPFPDHVRAAMRELPFSDAQLMHEVGVTALGGEAGYTTLERLWTRPTCEVNGLLSGYTGEGAKTVLPAKSMAKVSFRLVPDQDPAVIAALVDAHVQRVAPPGVSVTVEYLHGGRPWRADLQGPIIEAGKLALEAAFGRAPVITGEGGSIPVVGDFERILGAPVLLMGFGLPGENAHAPDEWIAVANYQTGIRAAAALYEEYRRQHIPGS, encoded by the coding sequence ATGACCATGCCTACCATTCCTGCCGATCTCGCCGCGTGGTGCACTGCCAACGACCAGCACGCGCTCGACGAACTGTTCGCGCTGCTGCGCATCCCGTCGGTGTCGGCGCGCTCGGAACACAAAAATGACTGCGCAGCGGCGGCCCGGTTCGTGGCCGACGGACTCACGCGCATCGGCTTCACCGCCACCATCGAGCCCACGCCCGGTCATCCCATCGTCGTGGGGGAATGGCGGGGCGCCGGCTCCAACGCGCCTACGTTGCTCATCTACGGACACTACGATGTGCAGCCGGCCGAACCGCTGGAGCTGTGGACCTCACCGGCGTTCGAACCCACCATCCGCGACGGCCGCATCTACGCACGTGGCTCGGTCGACGACAAGGGACAGTTGCATCTGCACCTGAGAGCGCTCGAAGCCCATCTGGCGGTACGGGGCACGTTGCCGGTGAATGTCATCGTGCTGGCGGAAGGGGAAGAGGAAGTCGGCAGCGCGAACCTCGAAGCGTTTCTCGAACGCGAGAAGACACGCCTGGCCTGCGATGCCGTCGTCATCTCCGATTCCACCATGTTCGCGCCCGGCATCCCGAGCATTCTCTCGTCACTGCGCGGCATGGCCTATCTGGAGATCAACGTGCAGGGAGCCCAAGGCGATCTGCACAGCGGCATGTACGGCGGCGCCGTCGTGAATCCGGCCATGGCGCTCGCGCGCATCCTGACCACCATGCACGATGCCGACGGACGCATCGCGATTCCGGGATTCTACGACGATGTCCGTCCGTTCCCCGATCATGTGCGCGCAGCGATGCGCGAACTGCCGTTCAGCGATGCCCAGCTCATGCACGAGGTGGGTGTCACCGCGCTCGGAGGTGAAGCCGGCTACACCACGCTCGAGCGGTTGTGGACGCGTCCTACCTGCGAAGTGAATGGACTGCTCAGCGGTTACACCGGTGAAGGCGCCAAGACCGTGCTGCCGGCAAAATCGATGGCCAAAGTGAGTTTCCGACTCGTGCCCGATCAGGATCCGGCGGTGATCGCCGCGCTCGTGGACGCGCATGTTCAGCGTGTGGCGCCGCCCGGTGTGTCGGTCACGGTCGAATATCTGCATGGCGGACGTCCGTGGCGGGCCGATCTGCAGGGACCGATCATCGAAGCCGGCAAACTCGCGCTCGAAGCCGCGTTCGGACGGGCGCCCGTCATCACGGGGGAAGGGGGCAGTATTCCCGTGGTCGGGGATTTTGAACGCATCCTCGGGGCACCGGTGCTGCTCATGGGTTTCGGGCTGCCCGGCGAGAACGCGCATGCGCCCGACGAGTGGATTGCCGTCGCGAACTACCAGACCGGCATACGCGCGGCGGCGGCACTTTACGAAGAGTACCGCCGCCAGCACATCCCTGGTTCATGA